From a region of the Fervidobacterium sp. genome:
- a CDS encoding phosphate ABC transporter substrate-binding protein, with protein sequence MKRFLVAILMLVLSLSIFANTLVIKGSNTLLDVAQLWVEAFSKMYPNVKVTLEGAGSSTGIAALFNNTTDIANSSRWLKDAEIQNMFNSKKWFAPILVAWDGIAIVVHKDLPITNITIQQLRDIYTGKITRWNQIDPNLPARDIVVFSRNTASGTFEVFKEKVLGDEKMSPRVRMLESSMAELETVAKTPFSIAYFGVGYVDPNQVKVLTVNNIAPNKTNILAGKYPLSRPLFVFVDVTNGWPEEGPVAEYLKFIVSKRGQELVEKAGFVAALGQ encoded by the coding sequence ATGAAAAGGTTCTTAGTTGCTATTTTGATGTTAGTGCTTTCATTGAGTATCTTTGCAAACACACTTGTCATCAAAGGTTCAAACACACTCTTAGATGTTGCTCAGCTTTGGGTTGAAGCGTTTAGTAAGATGTATCCAAATGTAAAAGTAACATTGGAAGGTGCAGGTAGTTCCACGGGAATCGCCGCACTTTTTAACAACACTACAGACATAGCAAATTCCAGTAGATGGCTTAAAGACGCTGAGATTCAAAACATGTTTAATTCAAAGAAATGGTTTGCTCCAATTCTCGTTGCTTGGGATGGTATTGCGATAGTAGTACACAAAGACTTACCAATAACCAACATAACAATTCAACAATTGAGAGACATATACACAGGTAAGATTACAAGATGGAATCAAATTGATCCAAACCTTCCAGCAAGAGATATTGTAGTATTCTCAAGAAACACTGCTTCAGGAACATTTGAAGTCTTCAAAGAAAAAGTACTTGGCGATGAGAAAATGTCTCCAAGAGTAAGAATGCTTGAATCATCAATGGCAGAACTTGAAACGGTTGCAAAAACGCCATTCTCAATAGCATACTTCGGTGTTGGCTACGTCGATCCAAACCAAGTTAAAGTACTCACAGTAAATAACATCGCTCCAAACAAGACAAATATACTCGCCGGTAAGTATCCTCTTTCCAGACCACTTTTCGTGTTCGTTGATGTAACAAATGGTTGGCCAGAAGAAGGTCCTGTTGCCGAATATCTGAAATTTATTGTGTCAAAGAGAGGACAAGAACTTGTAGAAAAGGCAGGATTTGTCGCAGCTCTCGGTCAGTAA
- a CDS encoding ABC transporter permease subunit, translated as MKRDLKDASRKTLLGVSAILAISALFGIYAYLIKESLPALRQVGAELFLSDQWYPVWDPPEFGMRALITNSLIVTVFGSLIVVPVAYFTAIYLHGYAGVKEKSVIRRFFEYLSGVPSVIIAFVFLRFLSPVFPQIGIYSPQNLLLALIGLFFLTIPLSTILILESLDSVPREIEEASAALGAPEFKTYTKITSRAALPGILNAIVLTANRIVGETIVVLLLGGGASMVPQKLTDPMKTLTAAIASEMPETAKGSMHYYALFAAGLILIIFSTIFETISISILRRHKK; from the coding sequence ATGAAAAGAGACCTAAAAGATGCAAGTAGGAAAACATTACTTGGTGTATCAGCAATATTAGCCATAAGCGCTCTCTTTGGCATATACGCTTATCTCATTAAAGAATCTCTTCCTGCCCTTAGGCAAGTTGGGGCAGAACTTTTTCTTTCTGATCAATGGTATCCTGTATGGGATCCACCGGAATTTGGTATGAGGGCCTTAATTACTAATTCTTTGATTGTCACCGTCTTTGGTTCGTTAATCGTAGTACCAGTTGCTTACTTCACAGCGATTTACTTGCACGGTTACGCCGGTGTAAAAGAAAAATCTGTTATTAGACGATTTTTTGAATATCTTTCAGGAGTGCCTTCCGTTATTATAGCTTTTGTGTTTCTCAGATTTTTAAGCCCCGTCTTTCCACAGATCGGTATTTATTCACCTCAAAACTTACTGCTGGCATTGATAGGTTTGTTTTTTCTTACGATCCCACTGTCAACGATACTGATTCTCGAATCTCTTGATAGTGTACCTCGAGAAATCGAAGAAGCAAGTGCAGCACTCGGTGCTCCTGAGTTCAAAACGTATACGAAAATCACTTCAAGAGCAGCCTTACCAGGCATTCTAAACGCTATCGTTCTTACAGCAAACAGGATAGTGGGAGAAACTATAGTCGTTTTACTTCTTGGTGGTGGTGCTTCAATGGTTCCACAGAAACTCACAGATCCTATGAAAACATTAACAGCAGCAATCGCAAGTGAAATGCCAGAAACGGCAAAAGGTTCGATGCATTATTATGCGTTATTCGCAGCTGGATTAATTCTTATCATTTTTTCAACGATATTTGAGACTATTTCAATATCGATACTAAGGAGGCATAAAAAATGA
- the pstA gene encoding phosphate ABC transporter permease PstA — protein MNELTNPSKASRKDTRANKVLKVLSYSISALIVILFLLALIPGLKYWNIEFFTQFPTDGMKAGGIFPAILGSFLITIVALAISIPLGILLGVVLSEYNLEYIKFVVTILSGIPSVVYGLFGLGLFCITMGMRTSILAGGLTLSLMVLPVISSSVYETMRAIPRELREAAYALGARKSEVIFEMLLPAVKKTIITVSLVSAGRVIGETAPLILTAAVFYATDLPRSLLSPAMTLPTHLYFLAAAYGEKARWMAEGTASVLILFVILVYTIAFAFRREGK, from the coding sequence ATGAACGAACTAACAAATCCAAGCAAAGCCTCTAGAAAAGACACAAGAGCAAATAAGGTTCTAAAAGTTTTAAGCTACTCAATATCCGCGTTGATAGTGATATTATTCTTACTGGCACTTATTCCCGGTTTAAAATACTGGAACATAGAATTTTTCACCCAGTTTCCTACGGATGGAATGAAAGCAGGCGGTATTTTTCCTGCTATACTGGGTTCTTTCCTAATTACAATCGTAGCATTAGCAATTAGTATACCGCTTGGTATACTACTTGGTGTGGTACTTTCCGAGTACAATCTGGAGTATATAAAATTTGTTGTTACTATTTTAAGCGGAATACCCTCTGTTGTCTATGGCTTGTTTGGGCTTGGACTTTTCTGTATCACCATGGGTATGAGAACATCTATACTCGCAGGAGGACTTACACTGTCTTTGATGGTCTTACCGGTCATTTCATCTTCCGTATATGAAACAATGAGAGCGATCCCAAGAGAATTAAGGGAAGCTGCTTACGCACTTGGCGCAAGAAAGAGCGAAGTAATTTTTGAAATGCTTTTACCGGCTGTAAAAAAGACTATAATAACAGTTTCGCTGGTCTCAGCAGGAAGAGTAATAGGAGAGACAGCACCTCTAATATTGACTGCAGCTGTTTTTTACGCCACAGACTTGCCAAGAAGCTTATTATCACCCGCCATGACCTTACCTACACATCTTTACTTCTTAGCAGCAGCTTACGGTGAAAAAGCAAGGTGGATGGCAGAAGGTACAGCTTCTGTATTGAT